A single genomic interval of Streptococcus oralis subsp. dentisani harbors:
- a CDS encoding DUF6892 domain-containing protein, with protein sequence MFNFFKRKRNKRFNQESHDKVKENQTVSEKKLDLENDETKVDSGQILHFDHLNFKLTVIQVLMYDLQVLKPSFDIYTFADQYSEEEIDTESMEVIRPALEYFEALSIPKKYAEEVKEIYMDGGNEIYMNIIPQWDGEDETFDLNELSLSELQQFPNLKESTILSSNFDSVKEIFDAAGIEVELL encoded by the coding sequence ATGTTTAATTTTTTTAAGCGAAAAAGAAACAAGCGGTTCAATCAGGAGTCGCATGACAAGGTTAAAGAAAATCAGACTGTTTCTGAAAAGAAACTTGATTTAGAAAATGATGAAACAAAGGTGGATTCTGGACAAATCCTCCATTTTGATCATTTGAATTTTAAATTGACCGTCATTCAGGTCTTAATGTACGATTTACAAGTATTGAAACCATCCTTTGATATATATACTTTTGCTGATCAATACAGTGAAGAAGAGATTGATACTGAAAGCATGGAAGTTATAAGGCCTGCTCTTGAGTATTTTGAAGCATTATCTATTCCTAAGAAATATGCTGAAGAGGTCAAAGAAATTTACATGGATGGTGGAAATGAGATTTATATGAATATCATTCCACAATGGGATGGAGAGGATGAAACATTTGATTTGAATGAGCTCAGTTTATCCGAACTGCAACAATTTCCAAACTTGAAAGAATCAACTATTTTAAGCAGCAATTTTGATAGCGTGAAAGAAATCTTCGATGCGGCTGGTATTGAAGTCGAGCTATTGTAA
- a CDS encoding glycoside hydrolase family 13 protein translates to MELTAIYHRPESEYAYLYKDKTMHIRIRTKKDDIESINLHYGDPFIFIEDHYEASKEMTKVTSDAIFDYWQVEVTVGYARLQYLFELKNKQGQSILYGDKGCVENTVDNLHYEGNGFKIPYIHEIDACYVPDWVAETVWYQIFPERFANGNPEISPEGALAWDSSITPKSKDFFGGDLQGIIDHLDYLQDLGITGLYLCPIFESPSNHKYNTTDYFEIDRHFGDKESFRQLVDQAHQRGMKIMLDAVFNHIGDQSPQWQDVLKHGEDSVYKDWFHVQEFPVTKDKLGNPRKLPYHTFAFESYMPKLNTANPQVRDYLLSVAIYWIEEFDIDAWRLDVANEVDHQFWRDFRKAVLAKKPDLYILGEVWHTSQPWLNGDEFHAVMNYPLSDSIKDYFLRRTKKTHQFINEINSQSMYYRQQISEVMFNLLDSHDTERILATAKGDSQLVKSALACLFLQRGTPCFYYGTELELNGGPDPDCRRVMPWERVSDSTDMLDFMKKLIQLRKGVADIIQHGTYNLKEIKSDVLALEWNYDGQKIQAIFNQSAENYLVDIDAVALASHCQELEQQLVILPKGFVIQ, encoded by the coding sequence ATGGAATTAACAGCCATTTACCATAGACCAGAGTCGGAGTATGCTTATCTTTATAAAGATAAGACAATGCACATTCGTATCCGGACCAAGAAAGATGATATTGAAAGCATCAACTTGCATTATGGAGATCCTTTTATCTTTATAGAGGACCATTATGAAGCAAGCAAGGAGATGACCAAAGTCACCTCCGATGCCATATTTGATTACTGGCAAGTGGAAGTTACAGTTGGCTATGCCCGACTCCAGTATCTCTTTGAACTCAAGAATAAGCAAGGTCAGAGTATTTTGTATGGCGATAAGGGATGTGTTGAAAATACAGTAGACAACCTTCATTACGAGGGAAACGGCTTTAAAATTCCTTATATCCATGAGATTGATGCTTGCTATGTTCCTGACTGGGTGGCTGAAACGGTATGGTACCAGATTTTCCCAGAAAGATTTGCAAATGGCAATCCTGAAATTTCACCAGAAGGGGCGCTAGCTTGGGACTCGTCTATCACACCTAAAAGTAAGGATTTCTTTGGTGGGGATTTACAGGGTATTATTGATCATCTGGATTACTTGCAGGACTTAGGGATTACAGGACTTTATCTCTGTCCGATTTTTGAATCTCCAAGCAATCACAAGTACAATACGACGGATTATTTTGAAATTGACCGTCATTTTGGAGACAAGGAATCCTTCCGTCAACTGGTGGATCAAGCCCATCAGAGAGGCATGAAAATCATGCTGGACGCTGTTTTCAACCATATCGGAGACCAATCTCCACAGTGGCAGGATGTTCTCAAACATGGTGAAGATTCAGTTTACAAAGACTGGTTCCATGTTCAAGAGTTTCCAGTGACCAAGGATAAGCTAGGTAATCCGAGAAAACTCCCTTATCACACCTTTGCCTTTGAGAGCTATATGCCTAAGCTCAATACGGCAAATCCTCAAGTAAGAGACTATCTATTGAGCGTTGCGATCTACTGGATTGAAGAGTTTGATATCGATGCTTGGCGCTTAGATGTGGCAAATGAAGTCGACCACCAATTTTGGCGAGATTTCCGTAAGGCTGTCTTGGCTAAAAAACCTGACCTTTATATTCTTGGAGAGGTCTGGCACACTTCTCAGCCTTGGCTAAATGGTGATGAGTTCCACGCAGTCATGAACTATCCTCTCTCCGACAGCATCAAGGATTATTTCTTGCGAAGGACTAAGAAAACACATCAATTCATCAATGAGATCAATAGCCAGTCTATGTACTATAGACAACAGATTTCGGAAGTGATGTTCAATCTTTTGGATTCGCATGATACGGAGCGTATTTTGGCTACTGCCAAGGGAGATAGCCAACTGGTTAAGTCTGCCCTAGCCTGCCTCTTTTTACAAAGAGGCACACCATGTTTCTACTATGGAACGGAGTTGGAGTTAAATGGAGGACCAGACCCAGATTGTCGTCGCGTTATGCCTTGGGAACGTGTTTCCGATAGCACTGACATGCTCGATTTCATGAAGAAGTTGATTCAGCTTCGTAAAGGAGTTGCGGACATTATTCAACATGGAACCTACAACCTGAAAGAAATCAAGTCGGACGTGCTTGCTCTCGAATGGAATTATGATGGACAAAAAATCCAAGCTATTTTTAACCAATCAGCTGAAAACTATCTTGTAGATATTGATGCTGTAGCGTTAGCAAGTCATTGCCAAGAACTAGAACAGCAACTGGTGATTTTGCCAAAAGGATTTGTCATTCAATAA
- a CDS encoding DUF6707 family protein: MLFEEVMMDHTDQKITNLCKRLITKSSLMRSADVTNLCELAYRLYVIGDRKNSLKVCEYTNIEIPKKINYNVWDFILWIWGLEAYIYNEDGRSADKSFRIEQMRKVWSTPKNSNDTEEKAWAFAQKLMNRQTFIVGNDIIIR; this comes from the coding sequence ATGTTATTTGAAGAAGTTATGATGGATCATACAGATCAGAAAATCACCAATCTTTGTAAGAGATTAATCACGAAGTCTTCATTAATGAGAAGTGCTGATGTTACCAACTTGTGTGAGCTAGCATATCGGCTATATGTTATAGGTGATAGAAAAAACTCTTTAAAGGTTTGTGAATATACCAATATAGAAATCCCTAAAAAGATTAATTACAATGTATGGGACTTCATACTATGGATTTGGGGCTTAGAGGCATATATTTACAATGAAGATGGGAGAAGTGCTGATAAGAGTTTCAGAATTGAACAGATGAGAAAAGTTTGGTCAACTCCTAAAAATAGTAATGACACAGAAGAAAAAGCTTGGGCATTTGCACAGAAACTAATGAATAGACAAACCTTCATAGTAGGCAATGATATAATCATAAGGTAG